The following are encoded together in the bacterium genome:
- a CDS encoding ABC transporter permease, with translation MTIPFNHRGVWAIYKFEMARALRTLLQSLATPVITTSLYFVVFGSAIGSRMNTVDGVPYGAFIVPGLIMLSLFTESISNASLGIYFPKFTGTIYELLSAPVSTAEVVLGYVGAAATKSIALGLVILATATLFVSVEIRHPGWMLGFLVLTAVTFSLFGFILGVWANGFEQLQVVPALIVTPLTFLGGAFYSIDMLPPAWRTVALLNPVVYLISGFRWSFYGTSDVAVGVSLGMTLGFLAACLLVVVWIFRTGYRLKS, from the coding sequence ATGACGATTCCGTTCAACCACCGCGGCGTCTGGGCGATCTACAAGTTCGAGATGGCGCGCGCGCTGCGCACGCTCCTCCAGAGCCTGGCGACGCCCGTCATCACCACGTCGCTCTACTTCGTCGTCTTCGGCTCGGCGATCGGCTCGCGCATGAATACCGTCGACGGCGTGCCCTACGGGGCCTTCATCGTCCCGGGGCTCATCATGCTGTCGCTCTTCACGGAGAGCATCTCGAACGCATCGCTCGGCATCTACTTCCCGAAGTTCACCGGCACGATCTACGAGCTGCTGTCGGCGCCGGTGTCGACGGCCGAGGTGGTGCTCGGCTACGTCGGCGCCGCGGCGACCAAGTCGATCGCGCTCGGGCTCGTCATCCTCGCGACGGCGACGCTCTTCGTCTCGGTGGAGATCCGCCATCCGGGATGGATGCTCGGCTTCCTCGTCCTCACCGCGGTCACGTTCTCGCTCTTCGGCTTCATCCTCGGCGTGTGGGCGAACGGCTTCGAGCAGCTCCAGGTCGTGCCGGCGTTGATCGTGACGCCGCTCACCTTCCTCGGCGGTGCGTTCTACTCGATCGACATGCTGCCCCCGGCGTGGCGCACCGTCGCGTTGCTCAACCCGGTCGTCTACCTGATCAGCGGCTTCCGCTGGAGCTTCTACGGGACGTCGGACGTCGCGGTGGGCGTCAGCCTCGGCATGACGCTGGGCTTCCTCGCCGCGTGCCTGCTCGTCGTCGTGTGGATCTTCCGCACCGGCTATCGGCTGAAGAGCTGA
- a CDS encoding SDR family NAD(P)-dependent oxidoreductase: MTVVIRGKVVVVTGASSGIGLASAQALARAGARVVLAARSEDRLAAAVAAITAAGGDAFAVPMDVTSDASVAAAVATIVARRGRIDVLVNNAGNAGPLGFWAARDGAATRAMFEVHLFGMERVTRAVLPAMLAQGGGTVMNIASTLAWVPMPSAAAYCSAKAAVVALSEALRGELAGSGVRIMVFGPPHTSTESAMPLEGPRVFTPDWVGEELVRTLRRGRPSFLAGASNRLLLYIQRVSPRLAAKIMTDIGLRAGEKAARGLA; encoded by the coding sequence GTGACGGTGGTCATCCGCGGCAAGGTCGTCGTGGTGACGGGAGCGTCGAGCGGCATCGGGCTCGCGAGTGCGCAGGCGCTGGCGCGGGCCGGCGCGCGCGTGGTGCTCGCCGCGCGCTCGGAGGACAGGCTCGCCGCCGCCGTCGCCGCGATCACGGCCGCCGGCGGCGACGCCTTCGCGGTGCCGATGGACGTGACGTCGGACGCGTCGGTCGCCGCGGCCGTCGCGACGATCGTCGCGCGCCGGGGCCGCATCGACGTCCTCGTCAACAACGCCGGCAACGCGGGACCGCTCGGCTTCTGGGCGGCGCGCGATGGCGCGGCCACCCGCGCCATGTTCGAGGTGCACCTCTTCGGCATGGAGCGCGTGACGCGCGCCGTCCTGCCGGCGATGCTCGCGCAGGGCGGCGGCACCGTCATGAACATCGCCTCGACGCTCGCCTGGGTACCGATGCCGTCGGCCGCCGCGTACTGCTCGGCGAAGGCTGCGGTCGTGGCGCTGTCGGAGGCGCTGCGCGGCGAGCTCGCGGGCAGCGGCGTGCGCATCATGGTCTTCGGCCCACCGCACACCAGCACGGAATCGGCGATGCCGCTCGAGGGGCCGCGCGTCTTCACGCCGGACTGGGTCGGCGAGGAGCTGGTCCGCACGTTGCGGCGGGGGCGGCCGAGCTTCCTCGCGGGCGCGTCGAATCGCCTGCTGCTCTACATCCAGCGTGTGTCGCCGCGTCTCGCCGCGAAGATCATGACCGACATCGGCCTGCGCGCGGGGGAGAAGGCGGCGCGCGGTCTTGCATGA
- a CDS encoding VOC family protein: MTTPKPRKLFVNLPVRDLERSVAFFTKLGFTFNAQFTDEHATCMVVSDEAFVMLLAEARFRDFTRQPIADATRVTEALFSYSCDSREEVDHMVTIAVAAGGRHAMDKQDYGFMYGWSFYDPDGHHWEVMWMDPSHLRPQP; this comes from the coding sequence ATGACCACCCCCAAGCCCCGCAAGCTGTTCGTGAACCTGCCGGTGCGCGATCTCGAGCGCTCGGTCGCCTTCTTCACGAAGCTCGGCTTCACCTTCAATGCGCAGTTCACCGACGAGCACGCGACCTGCATGGTCGTCAGCGACGAGGCCTTCGTCATGCTGCTCGCCGAGGCGCGCTTCCGCGACTTCACGAGGCAGCCCATCGCCGACGCCACCCGGGTGACCGAGGCGCTGTTCTCGTATTCCTGCGACAGCCGCGAGGAGGTCGATCACATGGTGACGATCGCGGTCGCCGCCGGCGGCCGGCATGCCATGGACAAGCAGGACTACGGCTTCATGTACGGCTGGAGCTTCTACGATCCCGACGGCCACCACTGGGAGGTGATGTGGATGGACCCGAGCCACCTCCGGCCGCAGCCGTAG
- the uvrA gene encoding excinuclease ABC subunit UvrA, whose translation MPPKREFLEVRGAAEHNLKKVSVRLPKHQLVVFTGPSGSGKSSLAFDTIYAEGQRRYVESLSAYARQFLGQMEKPRYDHIRGLSPTISIEQKAASNNPRSTVGTITEVADYLRVLWARIGRQHCHQCGAPVERLSAAEIVDRLAALPAGTRFLLLARLVDNRKGEHQGLIDEALGAGFARFRIDGQVVAQDELPVLDKKRKHTIDVVIDRLAIGVDGAFPRARVTDSVETGLRRGNGRLWCQIVGGDERLFSEALWCHACDQGFPEPTPQSFSFNSPLGMCADCNGLGTKPEMDPALVVPDPTKTVRGGAIEPWANVMKADSWTGGIIAKVAAEFGIDLDRPWSELPARHRDLLLHGSRGRKIAMTMKFASGKLEWQRSFEGVLNELYRRFRQTKSEGMRRWYMQYLSEARCSTCDGRRLRPESCAVTVGGRSLPEVSGLTIAEARDFVLGLRLGAAERQIATEVQKEIDARLGFLLNVGLGYLSLDRPGPSLSGGESQRIRLASQIGSELTGVLYVLDEPSIGLHQRDNDRLLATLRRLRDFGNTVLVVEHDRDTIEAADYVVDFGPGAGTAGGEVVHAGTVASLRRAASLTGRYLSGRLAIPTPARRRAGSGKTLRLEGAREHNLKDVSVDLPLGTLIAVTGVSGAGKSTLVNAVLRPALARALHGGQDVPGAHDALRGVEHVDKIIGIDQRPIGRTPRSNPATYTKVFDAVRDVFAMTTEARTFGYGPGRFSFNVKGGRCEACEGDGVRRIEMHFLADVFVPCEVCRGRRFNDATLRVRFKGLDVAEVLDLPVTQALEVFANQPRVLPGLRTLAEVGLGYLKLGQPSPTLSGGEAQRIKLARELSKPMTGRTVYVLDEPTTGLHFDDLRKLLHVLDRLVDAGNTVVVIEHHLDVIRCADHVVDLGPEGGDAGGRIVATGTPEEVARVAGSHTGRFLREALRQAKPAATPRAPRRPAPPPRAAVAAGHLG comes from the coding sequence ATGCCGCCCAAGCGCGAGTTCCTCGAGGTCCGCGGCGCCGCCGAGCACAACCTGAAGAAGGTCTCGGTCCGGCTCCCGAAGCACCAGCTCGTCGTCTTCACCGGGCCGTCGGGCTCGGGGAAGTCGTCGCTGGCGTTCGACACGATCTACGCCGAGGGCCAGCGGCGCTACGTCGAGTCGCTGTCGGCGTATGCGCGCCAGTTCCTCGGCCAGATGGAGAAGCCGCGCTACGACCACATCCGCGGCCTCTCGCCGACGATCTCGATCGAGCAGAAGGCGGCCAGCAACAACCCGCGCTCGACGGTCGGCACCATCACCGAGGTCGCCGACTATCTCCGCGTCCTGTGGGCGCGCATCGGGCGCCAGCACTGCCACCAGTGCGGCGCACCGGTCGAGCGGCTGTCGGCGGCGGAGATCGTCGACCGGCTGGCGGCGCTGCCCGCGGGCACGCGTTTCCTGCTGCTCGCGCGCCTCGTCGACAACCGTAAGGGCGAGCATCAGGGGCTGATCGACGAAGCCCTCGGCGCCGGCTTCGCACGCTTCCGCATCGACGGCCAGGTGGTCGCGCAGGACGAGCTGCCCGTCCTCGACAAGAAGCGGAAGCACACGATCGACGTCGTCATCGACCGCCTCGCGATCGGCGTCGACGGCGCCTTCCCGCGCGCCCGCGTCACCGACTCGGTCGAGACCGGCCTGCGACGCGGCAACGGCCGGCTGTGGTGCCAGATCGTCGGCGGCGACGAGCGGCTCTTCTCCGAGGCGCTGTGGTGCCATGCCTGCGACCAGGGCTTCCCGGAGCCGACGCCGCAGAGCTTCTCGTTCAACTCGCCGCTCGGCATGTGCGCCGACTGCAACGGTCTCGGCACCAAGCCGGAGATGGATCCGGCGCTGGTCGTGCCGGACCCGACGAAGACCGTGCGCGGCGGCGCCATCGAGCCCTGGGCCAACGTGATGAAGGCCGACAGCTGGACCGGCGGCATCATCGCCAAGGTCGCCGCCGAGTTCGGCATCGACCTCGACCGGCCGTGGAGCGAGCTGCCGGCCAGGCATCGCGACCTCCTGCTGCATGGCTCGCGCGGCAGGAAGATCGCGATGACGATGAAGTTCGCGTCGGGCAAGCTCGAGTGGCAGCGCTCGTTCGAGGGCGTGCTGAACGAGCTCTACCGTCGCTTCCGGCAGACGAAGAGCGAGGGCATGCGCCGCTGGTACATGCAGTATCTGTCCGAGGCGCGCTGCTCGACGTGCGACGGCCGGCGGCTGCGGCCGGAGTCGTGCGCGGTCACCGTCGGCGGGCGCTCGTTGCCGGAGGTGTCCGGGCTCACGATCGCGGAGGCGCGCGACTTCGTCCTGGGCCTCCGGCTCGGCGCGGCGGAGCGGCAGATCGCCACCGAGGTGCAGAAGGAGATCGACGCGCGCCTCGGCTTCCTCCTGAACGTCGGCCTCGGCTACCTGAGCCTCGACCGGCCCGGGCCGTCGCTCTCCGGGGGGGAGAGCCAGCGCATCCGCCTCGCGAGCCAGATCGGCAGCGAGCTGACGGGCGTCCTCTACGTGCTCGACGAGCCGTCGATCGGCCTTCACCAGCGCGACAACGACCGCCTGCTCGCGACGCTGCGCCGCCTGCGCGACTTCGGCAACACGGTGCTGGTCGTCGAGCACGACCGCGACACCATCGAGGCGGCCGACTACGTCGTCGACTTCGGCCCCGGCGCCGGCACGGCGGGCGGCGAGGTCGTGCACGCGGGCACGGTCGCGTCGCTGCGGCGCGCGGCGTCGCTCACCGGGCGCTACCTTTCGGGCCGCCTCGCGATCCCGACGCCCGCGCGCCGCCGTGCGGGCAGCGGCAAGACGTTGCGCCTCGAGGGCGCGCGCGAGCACAATCTGAAGGACGTCAGCGTCGACCTGCCGCTCGGCACGCTGATCGCCGTCACCGGCGTCTCGGGCGCCGGCAAGAGCACGCTCGTAAACGCCGTCCTGCGCCCGGCGCTGGCGCGCGCGCTGCACGGCGGTCAGGACGTTCCCGGCGCGCACGACGCGCTCCGCGGCGTCGAGCACGTCGACAAGATCATCGGCATCGACCAGCGCCCGATCGGCCGCACACCGCGCAGCAACCCGGCGACCTACACGAAGGTGTTCGACGCCGTCCGCGACGTCTTCGCGATGACGACCGAGGCGCGCACGTTCGGCTACGGGCCCGGCCGCTTCTCGTTCAACGTCAAGGGCGGGCGCTGCGAGGCGTGCGAGGGCGACGGCGTGCGCCGCATCGAGATGCATTTTCTCGCCGACGTCTTCGTGCCCTGCGAGGTCTGCCGCGGCCGCCGCTTCAACGACGCCACCCTGCGCGTGCGCTTCAAGGGCCTCGACGTCGCCGAGGTGCTCGACCTGCCGGTGACGCAGGCGCTCGAGGTCTTCGCGAACCAGCCGCGCGTGCTGCCCGGGTTGCGCACGCTCGCCGAGGTGGGGCTCGGCTATCTGAAGCTCGGGCAGCCGTCGCCGACCCTGTCCGGCGGCGAGGCGCAGCGCATCAAGCTGGCGCGCGAGCTGTCGAAGCCGATGACCGGCCGCACCGTGTACGTGCTCGACGAGCCGACGACCGGCCTCCACTTCGACGACCTGCGCAAGCTGCTCCACGTGCTCGATCGGCTCGTCGACGCCGGCAACACGGTGGTCGTCATCGAGCACCACCTCGACGTCATCCGCTGCGCCGACCACGTCGTCGATCTCGGACCCGAGGGCGGCGACGCGGGCGGGCGCATCGTCGCGACCGGCACCCCGGAGGAGGTCGCGCGCGTCGCCGGCAGCCACACGGGACGCTTCCTGCGCGAGGCGCTGCGGCAGGCGAAGCCGGCCGCAACGCCCCGGGCTCCGCGGCGTCCGGCGCCGCCGCCTCGGGCGGCCGTCGCGGCGGGACACCTGGGGTAG
- the wrbA gene encoding NAD(P)H:quinone oxidoreductase: MKVQVVFYSTYGHVWRMAEAVAEGAKRVAGAEVTLLQVPETLPADVLEKMGASRARATFAHVPVAEADRLADADAIIFGTPTRFGNMCGQMRAFLDQTGKLWARGALVGKVGSVFASSNTQHGGQESTILTFHPTLLHHGFVVVGLPYSEQRQMTMDEITGGSPYGASTIAGVDGSRQPSDNELAMARYQGTHVTEIAKKLVAQ; encoded by the coding sequence GTGAAGGTTCAGGTGGTCTTCTACTCGACGTACGGACACGTCTGGCGCATGGCCGAGGCCGTTGCCGAGGGTGCGAAGCGCGTCGCGGGCGCGGAGGTCACGCTGCTGCAGGTGCCCGAGACGCTCCCGGCCGACGTGCTCGAGAAGATGGGCGCCAGCAGAGCGCGCGCGACGTTCGCGCACGTCCCCGTCGCCGAGGCCGATAGGCTCGCCGACGCCGACGCGATCATCTTCGGCACCCCCACCCGCTTCGGCAACATGTGCGGCCAGATGCGCGCCTTCCTCGACCAGACCGGCAAGCTCTGGGCCCGGGGCGCCCTCGTCGGCAAGGTCGGCAGCGTCTTCGCGTCGTCGAATACCCAGCACGGCGGGCAGGAATCGACCATCCTCACCTTCCACCCGACGCTCCTCCACCACGGCTTCGTCGTCGTCGGCCTGCCCTACTCCGAGCAGCGCCAGATGACGATGGACGAGATCACCGGCGGCTCTCCCTACGGCGCTTCCACGATCGCCGGGGTCGACGGCTCCCGCCAGCCGAGCGACAACGAGCTCGCCATGGCCCGCTACCAGGGCACGCACGTCACCGAGATCGCGAAGAAGCTCGTGGCGCAGTAA
- a CDS encoding adenylate/guanylate cyclase domain-containing protein translates to MGDPASYQAAGLYDPAAPGAGGRLALLEWLAARGITIAQMVRADREASLTGLAGDLALSPGARMTAAELGARVGWPEDRVIGLSQAAGLRVRPHEKAYTESDTLLFTAFDGGEALFGDGPIRRFTHTLGASLATIAEAAVSLFQVNVEGPMRDEGRPELELAQQNLRAVESLGNVEALMQLLFRSHMAAATRRLREARPRASVDTARLAVGFVDLVGFTPLASRMSPRELRDVVERFEDTAHDVVTAGGGRLVKVIGDAVMFITVDPAAAGDVALTLVERFTGDASVTPRGGIAVGEVLVRGGDYYGPIVNLAARVADLAVPSELLVTEDVAAHGGAGLRFAPAGKRMVKGLDAPVSLLTVERAPAA, encoded by the coding sequence ATGGGAGATCCCGCGTCGTACCAGGCCGCCGGGCTCTACGACCCCGCGGCGCCGGGGGCCGGCGGCCGCCTCGCGCTGCTCGAGTGGCTGGCGGCGCGCGGCATCACGATCGCGCAGATGGTGCGCGCGGACCGCGAAGCGTCGCTCACCGGTCTGGCGGGTGACCTCGCGCTCAGCCCCGGAGCACGCATGACGGCCGCCGAACTCGGCGCGCGGGTCGGCTGGCCCGAGGACCGCGTCATCGGCCTCAGCCAGGCCGCGGGCCTGCGGGTGCGCCCGCACGAGAAGGCCTACACCGAGTCGGACACCCTGCTCTTCACCGCGTTCGACGGCGGCGAGGCCCTGTTCGGCGACGGGCCGATCCGGCGCTTCACGCATACGCTCGGGGCGTCGCTGGCGACCATCGCCGAAGCGGCGGTGTCGCTCTTCCAGGTGAACGTCGAAGGCCCGATGCGCGACGAGGGCCGCCCGGAGCTGGAGCTCGCCCAGCAGAACCTCCGGGCCGTCGAGTCGCTCGGCAACGTCGAAGCCCTGATGCAGCTCCTCTTCCGCTCGCACATGGCCGCGGCGACGCGGCGCCTGCGCGAAGCGCGGCCGCGCGCGTCGGTCGACACCGCCCGGCTCGCGGTGGGCTTCGTCGACCTCGTCGGCTTCACGCCGCTCGCGTCCCGCATGTCGCCGCGCGAGCTGCGCGACGTGGTCGAGCGCTTCGAGGACACCGCGCACGACGTCGTCACCGCCGGCGGCGGACGGCTCGTCAAGGTGATCGGCGACGCGGTGATGTTCATCACCGTCGACCCCGCCGCCGCGGGCGACGTCGCCCTCACCCTGGTGGAGCGCTTCACCGGCGACGCGTCGGTCACGCCCCGGGGCGGCATCGCCGTCGGCGAGGTGCTGGTGCGCGGCGGCGACTACTACGGCCCGATCGTGAACCTCGCCGCCCGCGTCGCCGACCTCGCGGTGCCGTCCGAGCTGCTCGTCACCGAGGACGTCGCCGCGCACGGCGGCGCCGGGCTGCGTTTCGCGCCCGCGGGCAAGCGCATGGTGAAGGGCCTCGACGCGCCGGTGTCGCTGCTGACGGTGGAGCGGGCGCCGGCCGCGTGA
- a CDS encoding SgcJ/EcaC family oxidoreductase has protein sequence MTTREKAQAPTDVDRLFAERVNAGDVDGVVALYEPTGTLIRQDRSSATGHAAIRDEIAALVAMRPAMVMNVHHVVTGGDVALLYNAWQATLTPPGGGEPITLAGRAREVVRRQADGTWLFVIDDPDTNAE, from the coding sequence ATGACCACGCGCGAGAAGGCGCAGGCTCCCACCGACGTCGACCGGCTCTTCGCCGAGCGCGTCAACGCGGGCGACGTCGACGGCGTCGTCGCCCTCTACGAGCCCACCGGCACGCTCATCCGGCAGGATCGCTCGTCGGCGACCGGCCACGCGGCGATCCGCGACGAGATCGCGGCGCTGGTCGCGATGCGTCCGGCCATGGTGATGAACGTGCACCACGTCGTCACGGGTGGCGACGTCGCGCTGCTCTACAATGCCTGGCAGGCGACGCTGACGCCGCCCGGCGGCGGCGAGCCGATCACGCTCGCGGGGCGGGCGCGCGAGGTGGTGCGGAGGCAGGCGGACGGGACGTGGCTCTTCGTGATCGACGACCCGGATACGAACGCGGAGTGA
- a CDS encoding nuclear transport factor 2 family protein → MPRANVELVARIYDGFRTRDVPGVLALLAEDVTIEQSTEVPWGGSYRGHEGAMQFFATLSANIASAVTVDRWIDAGDQVVAVGWTRGTVHANGASFDVPVAHFWQLRDGRVVALRFCIDNPTMRAALDAKAPG, encoded by the coding sequence ATGCCGCGCGCCAACGTCGAGCTCGTCGCCCGCATCTACGACGGCTTCCGCACCCGCGACGTCCCCGGCGTCCTCGCGCTCCTCGCCGAGGACGTGACCATCGAGCAGTCCACCGAGGTGCCGTGGGGCGGGTCGTACCGCGGGCACGAGGGCGCGATGCAGTTCTTCGCGACGCTGAGCGCGAACATCGCGTCGGCGGTCACCGTCGATCGCTGGATCGACGCCGGCGACCAGGTCGTCGCCGTCGGTTGGACGCGCGGCACCGTGCACGCCAACGGGGCGTCGTTCGACGTGCCGGTCGCGCACTTCTGGCAGCTACGCGACGGCCGCGTCGTCGCCCTGCGCTTCTGCATCGACAACCCGACCATGCGTGCCGCGCTCGACGCGAAGGCGCCCGGCTGA
- a CDS encoding ABC transporter ATP-binding protein yields MAEPGRPVVAIRGLSKTYASGLRALGRIDLDIHRGEIFALLGPNGAGKTTLISIVCGIVTPTSGTAVVDGHDVVRDYRAARATIGLVPQELTTDAFETVLATVNFSRGLFGRPRNPPFVEQLLRDLALWEKRNDRIMTLSGGMKRRVLIAKALSHEPEVLFLDEPTAGVDVELRRDMWALVRRLRERGVTIILTTHYIDEAEDMADRVGVMRGGELILVEEKRALMHKLGKKRLVLRLARPLDAIPAALAAWRLALNAGGRELELTVAGNDGDAHVGELLRRIGDLRLDLADVQTRETSLEEIFVDLVSHHA; encoded by the coding sequence ATGGCTGAACCGGGACGGCCCGTGGTCGCGATCAGGGGCCTCAGCAAGACATACGCGTCCGGCCTGCGGGCCCTCGGGCGCATCGACCTCGACATCCACCGCGGCGAGATCTTCGCGCTGCTCGGGCCGAACGGCGCCGGCAAGACGACGCTCATCAGCATCGTCTGCGGTATCGTCACGCCCACGTCGGGCACGGCGGTCGTCGACGGCCACGACGTCGTCCGCGACTACCGCGCCGCGCGTGCGACGATCGGTCTCGTGCCGCAGGAGCTGACGACCGACGCGTTCGAGACCGTCCTGGCCACCGTCAACTTCAGTCGCGGGCTCTTCGGGCGGCCGCGCAATCCGCCGTTCGTGGAGCAGCTGCTGCGCGACCTGGCGCTGTGGGAGAAGCGCAACGACCGCATCATGACCCTCTCGGGGGGCATGAAGCGCCGCGTACTGATCGCGAAGGCGCTCTCGCACGAGCCCGAGGTGCTGTTCCTCGACGAGCCCACGGCCGGGGTCGACGTCGAGCTGCGGCGCGACATGTGGGCGCTGGTCCGTCGCCTGCGCGAGCGCGGCGTGACCATCATCCTGACCACGCACTACATCGACGAGGCGGAGGACATGGCCGATCGCGTCGGGGTCATGCGCGGCGGTGAGCTGATCCTCGTCGAGGAGAAGCGGGCGCTCATGCACAAGCTCGGCAAGAAGCGGCTCGTCCTCCGCCTCGCGCGGCCGCTCGACGCCATTCCGGCGGCGCTGGCCGCCTGGCGCCTGGCGCTGAACGCCGGCGGGCGCGAGCTCGAGCTCACCGTCGCCGGCAACGACGGCGACGCCCACGTCGGCGAGCTGCTGCGTCGCATCGGCGACCTGCGGCTCGACCTGGCCGACGTGCAGACCCGCGAGACGTCGCTGGAGGAGATCTTCGTGGACCTGGTGAGCCACCACGCATGA
- a CDS encoding PadR family transcriptional regulator — translation MSLRGAILGFLSLEPCSGYTLKQRFDGSVGSFWSATQSQIYRELHTLERERLVEPERQPGEGKPDRKVYALTAGGRAALDAWLAEPLEPLQLRHPLLLKVVFAAAAPPAAVDALLARYAEGIEVTRRDYAARLKSPGIFALARSARERTLWILAIEHGLDWCDMELAWIRRSRRALSRGRGERT, via the coding sequence ATGTCGTTGCGCGGGGCGATTCTCGGCTTCCTCTCCCTCGAGCCGTGCAGCGGCTACACCCTGAAGCAGCGCTTCGACGGCTCGGTGGGCTCGTTCTGGTCGGCGACCCAGAGCCAGATCTATCGCGAGCTGCACACGCTGGAGCGCGAGCGGCTCGTCGAGCCCGAGCGCCAGCCCGGCGAGGGCAAGCCGGACCGGAAGGTGTATGCCCTCACCGCCGGCGGCCGCGCGGCGCTCGACGCCTGGCTCGCCGAGCCGCTGGAGCCGCTCCAGCTCCGCCATCCGCTGCTCTTGAAGGTCGTCTTCGCGGCGGCTGCCCCGCCCGCGGCGGTCGACGCATTGCTCGCCCGCTACGCCGAGGGCATCGAGGTCACGCGGCGCGACTACGCCGCGCGTCTGAAGAGCCCGGGCATCTTCGCGCTCGCACGCTCGGCGCGCGAGCGCACGCTGTGGATCCTGGCGATCGAGCACGGTCTCGACTGGTGCGACATGGAGCTCGCCTGGATCCGCCGCAGCCGCCGTGCGCTGTCGCGCGGCAGAGGAGAGCGCACGTGA